Within Saccharomonospora cyanea NA-134, the genomic segment CGCGTCGTGGTGCTCGACGAGCCGGTCCAGCGCCGCGTCCAGGGCGGACACGTCGAGGTCCGGGGCGAGGTCGAGGACGACGTACTGGGTGAGGTGGTCGCGCTCGGGGTCTCCCTCGGCGAAGTAGACGCGCTGGATCGGGGTCAGCGGCACCGGGCCGGTGATCTCCTCCTGTTCCGCGGTGGCTGTCGTCGCCCCGGCCTCGCACGGAGTCGCCACGGCCGCGAGTTCGGCCAGGGTCTGGTGTTGGAACAGCTGGTTCGGCGTGATCCGGTAGCCGGCCGCCTCGGCGCGCGACGCCACCTCGATCGCCTGCAGCGAGTCACCGCCGAGCCCGAAGAAGTTGTCGTCGGCCCCGACCGCGTCGAGCCCGAGCACAGTCGCCCACACCGCGGCCAGCGCCCGCTCGGCGGGTGTCCTCGGCAGCGCCACCGTGCGACCGGCCGTGGCGACGGTGGGTTCGGGCAGCGCCTTCTGGTCGATCTTGCCGTTGGCGTTGAGCGGCAACTCGTCGAGCAGCACGACCGCACTCGGCACCATGTACTCCGGTACCCGCTCGACCAGGTGGGCGCGCAGGACGGCGGCCGACGCGGCGCCCTGGTCGTCGGCGACCACGTAGGCGACGAGTCGCTTCTCCCCACGGCCGTCCTCCCTGGCGACCACGACCGCCCCTCGCACGGCGGGGTGCGCCTTGAGGTGCGCCTCGATCTCACCGGGCTCGATCCGGAAGCCGCGGATCTTGACCTGGTGATCGGCCCTGCCGACGAACTCCAGGTTCCCGTCCCCGATCCAGCGCACCAGGTCGCCGGTGCGGTACATGCGCGTACCGGGCGGGCCGAACGGGTCGGGCAGGAAACGCTCGGCGGTCAGTCCGGGTCGGTTGTGGTAGCCGCGGGCGACGCCCGTGCCCGCCAGGTACAGCTCACCGGTCACTCCCGGCGGCACCGGGGCACCGTTCGCGTCGAGCACGTACTGCCGGGTGTTCCAGGTGGGCTTGCCCAGCGGGATGCGGGTCGTCCCCGGTTCCAGCCGCCAGAAGTTGGTCTGTCCCGACACCTCGGCGGGGCCGTACTGGTTGTGCAACTCGGCCCACGGCAGCACCTCGTGGAACCGTTCGACGAGGTCGGGAGTGATCGCCTCGCCACCGCAGTGCACCTGTCGCAGCGAGGAGCACCGCGCGGCCTCCGGCTCGTTGAGGAACGCCCGCAGCATCACGGGAACGAAGTGGACGAGCGTGGCCTTCTCCTCCTGGATCAGGCGCGCGAGGTACTTCGGGTCCCGCTGGCCTCCCGGCCGGGCGACGACGACGGTCGCGCCCGCCGTGAGCGGCCAGATGACCTCCCACATCGACGCGTCGAACGTGAACGGCGCCTTCTGGACGAGCCGGTCGCCCTCCCCGAGTCCGAACTCGGCGGTGTCGCAGGCGATCAGGTTCGCGGCACCCCGGTGGGGAGTGAGGACGCACTTCGGCCTGCCGGTCGATCCGGAGGTGTAGACCGCGTGGGCGGCGTTGTGCGGTGTCACGCCCGTCCGAGGCGGAGTGGTCGGGTACCCGGACAGCACGGTCAGCTCGGGGTCCAGCTCGACGACCGGCACGGCACCGTCCGGCAGGTTCGTCACCTCGCCGCGCCGGGTGATCACGGCGAGGGCGCCGGTGTCGGCGAGCAGGTCGCGAAGCCTGCTCTCGGGCTGCTCGGGGTCGAAGATCACGAGGATGGCGCCCGCCTTCATCACACCGACCAGCGCCACCACCGTCTCCACCGACCGTTCCGCGCACACGGCGACGATGCGCTCGGGTCCGGCACCGAGTTCGCGCAGCCGGTGGGCCAGCGCGTTGGCCCGGACGTCGAGCTCCGCGTAGGTGAGAGAGCGGCCCTCCCCACGCACGGCGACGGCCCCGGGAATGCGACGCGCCTGCGCGGCGATCAGCTCGTGCAGGCACGCTTCGTCCACATCGGACCGAGTGGTGTCGTTCCAGTCCTCCAGGATCCGGTGCAGGTCGCGCTCCCCCAGCATCGGCAGCTCGCCGACCCGGGTCTCCGGCCGGGCCGCGGCGGCGTCCAGGAAGGCCCGGAAGCCCTCACCGAACCGTTCGATGGTGGCCGCGTCGTAGAGGTCGGTGGAGTACTCGAGTCGCGCGACCAGCCCGTCGTCGCTCTCCGCGAAACCCATCGCGAGGTCGAAGTGGTTGGTGCCCGTACCGGTCGGGAACGCCTCGACCTCGACGTCCGGCAGGACCAGGGCCTCCTCCCCGACCCCGCCCTCGACCTGCGTGAGCAGGAGCCCGGACGACCGGTCGCGCTGCTCGGTGACCTGGAAGCTGATCTGGTGCAGCGGGTGGATGCTGAGCTGACGCACCGGTTGCAGCTCGTCGACCAGCATGTCGAACGGCAGTTCCTGGTGGTCGAAGGCGTCCAGTGCGGTGCTCCGGACCCGGCGCAGGAGGTCGAGGAACGTGGGGTCGCCGCCGACGTCGGTGCGCAGGTTCACGCTGTTGATGAAGAACCCGATCAGCGGCTCCAGTTCCACCCGGTCACGTGCGGCCACCGGCGAGCCGACCACGATGTCGGTCTCCCCGGTGTAGCGGGCGAGCTGGGCCTTCAGCGCGGTCAGCAACACCATGAACAGGGTCGCGTTCTCGTCCCGCGCGAGCGAGCGCAGTCTCTCGGCGGTCCTCGCCGGGACGGTGAACAGGTGCTCGGCGCCGTTGTACCGCGGAACCACGGGGCGCGGCCGGTCCGGCGGCAGCGTGACGATCTGCGGTGCGCCCCGCATCGTCTCGACCCAGTGGTCGAGTTCGGACCTCAACCGCTCCAGGTTCTCCGGAGAACGCTGCCAGGCGGCGAAGTCGGCGTACTGGATGGGCAGGTCCGGCAGTCCGGAGGGGCGATGAGCCCACGCGGCCTCGTAGCTCGCGCGCAACTCCCGGAACAGCACACCGACCGACCAGCTGTCGGTGATGATGTGGTGCATGGTGAGCAGCAGGACCCGGTCGTCCGGGGCCAGCTCCAGCAACGTGACCCGCAGCAGCGGGCCCCGTTCCAGATCGAACGGCCGGACGGCCTCCTCGCGGGCGACCCGCCGGGCCGTCGTCTCCGCCTCGCCGACCGCGCACTCGGTCAGGTCCACCACCTCGATCGGCACCTCGTGAGGCTCGCCGATCACCTGCACCGGTGATCCATCGCGCACGGCGAAGGTGGTGCGGAGACTTTCGTGGCGGGCCACGACCTCGGTGAACGCGGCGCGCAACGCCGCCACGTCGAGGTGTCCGCGCACCCGGTAGGCCAGCGGTGCGGTGTAGACCTGGCTCCGTGTGATCAACCGGTCGAGCACCCACAGCCGCTGCTGCGCGAACGACAGCGGAAGCGGTGCGCTCCGGTCCGCCCGTTCGATGGTGCCGGAGGATCGACCCTCGCGCCGCAGGAGCAGGCCGAGCAGCTCCCGTCGGCGTGCCGCCGCCTGGTTTACCGCTGTCATGCGCCCATCGTGGCGGAGCCGACTGGCGGGTGGTGGGCACGCGCCTGACACGGCGACCCATGTGAAACCGCAGGTCCCCGCCCCGCTCCCGGCCCGCCACATGGACCGGCTACGGGAGCGCGACCGTGCCCGACGGCGGGTGCGCCGGGAACCCGTAGCGTACCCCGGTGCCCGACCGCAGGACCCGCCCTGACCTGGCGACTCGATCGAGCCCCCCTGTCCAGCCTCTGCCCACCTTCCCCCGCGCCGCGCCACCACCATGGTGGAGCAGACGACGGGAGGACCATGACGACCGAAGTCACCACATCAGGGATCACCGGCGAGGTACTGTCCGCCGACCGGTTCCGCCTCCACGAGACCGTGGGCACGCTCGACATCGACCGGGTGCTCGACGTCCTGCACGGTGACCTTGCCGCCTACCGGGTGCGGAACTTCCTGTCCGCGGCGGACTGCCGGACGATTACGAGGAATTTCTGGGACTCGCCGCGACGCACACCGCGGTACGGCGAGGGAGCCGACGGGGTCGAGGCGTACCTCCTGGGCGCCTCGCACATCGAGAAGTCCACAGCGGACTACCTCGACGAGGTGGCCGCCTGCGCCGACGCCGTCGCCGAACTCTACGACGGCGCCACCGACCCGATGTCGACGCTGTGCGCCCGGATCGGCGCAGCGGTCGGCACGGGCCGGGCCGCCGCACACGAGGGACGTACCGCGGGCAACTCGAAGGCGGTGTGCTGGAACAACGACGGCGGCGAGTACCTGTTGCTGCCGCACGACGATCTCGCGCAGCTCAGCGATCCGTTGCAGGCCGGCTTCGAGATCCAGCGGATCGAACGCGTGATGGCGGTCAACGCCTACCCGTACGTGCCCGAGGGCGGGACCGGACAGCTGAAGCTGTGGAACGTGTGCCCGGACGACGAGACCCGGGACCGCCTCGGCCTGACCCACAGCGGGTTTCCGTACCCGCCCGAACTGCTCACCGAGCACGAGAGCATGATCGTTCCGGTGGCGACGGGCGATTTGTGCGTCATCAACGGAAACCTGGTGCACGCCGTGCTCGGCAGCGGCTCGGCCACCGACCGTGGCAGGCTGCTGCTGACCTGCTTCACCGGGACCGTCGGCAACGAGTTCCTGTGGTGGACCTGACCGCCTCCCGGAAAACAACGCCGACGAGGCCACTCGCCGAGAGCACCGGCCCGGCCTCGCGGCACGTCTTTCGTGGTCGGTGATGCCGGGCGGCCCTCGAACCACCCGGCATCACCGTCACACCCGCTGCGCCGCCATACGCTCGCGCAGGCTCTTCGGGCGCATGTCCGTCCACACCTTCTCGATGTGGTCGAGGCACTCCTGCTTCGAGCCCGACACGCCCGTCCCGTGCCACCCTGCCGGGAGCTCACGGTGGGCGGGCCAGATGGAGTACTGCTCCTCGTCGTTCACCACCGCGAGGTACCGCGTCCCGGTGGCGTTGTTGGTCTCGTCGCTCATCCTGCTCCCTCGGTCACCTGTGCCTGCGCGCCGACGGCCGTCTCGACCGCGGCGCGGAACTCCCCGAACGTGGGCGTGTCCCACACCTGGAGCATGTCCACCTCGACGCCGAGCTCGCGGCGCAGGTAGGACACGATGCGGGTCACCATGATGGAGTTGCCACCCAGTTCGAAGAAGTCGTCGTCCTCCCGTACCTCGGTCACGTCCAGTACCGTCCGCCACGAGGCGGCGATCACCTCGGCGAGGTCCGGCCGGTCAGACATAGTTGCTCTCCGTTCGCAGTTCGGCGTTGTCGAACCGCCGCGCGTCGAGTCGCCCCACGTCGACGAACGGCTCCCGGCCCAAGACGAGATCCCGCACGACCTCGCCGACGGCCGGCCCCTGCATGAACCCGTGCCCGGAGAAGCCCGTGGCGTAGAGGAACCGGCTGATCTCCGGTGCCTCCCCGATCAGCGCGTTGTGGTCCGGGGTGACCTCGTAGAGTCCCGCCCAGCCGGTGGTGAGGCCGACGTCGAGCAGGCTCGGCACACGTGAGGCTATGGCTTCGGTGAGCTTCTCCAACCAGCTCTCGCTGCGGTGCGTGCGGAATCCGGGCGGCTCGTCGGGGTCGGACATGCCGAACATCACCCCTCGGCCCTCGCGCCGGAAGTAGAACGCCGAGGCGAAGTCGATGGTCATCGGTATCGGCACGTCCGCGGCTATGGGTTCCGTGAACGCGAGCTCGCGCCGGTAGGGGGTGACCGGCAGCCGGACGCCCACCAGCTCGCCCACGGCGGAGGACCAGGCACCGGCCGCGCACACCACCGTGGACGTGGCGATCGACCCACGCGTCGTCTCGACGGCGTGGACGTCGTTGCCGGACGTCTTGACACCGATGACCTCGCAGTGCGTCACGAGCGTGGCACCGTGCCTTCGGGCACCGGTGGCGTAACCGAGCACCACCGACTCGGGCGTGCAGTACCCGTCGTCCGGGGAGAACGCCGCGGCGAGCACACCGTCGGTCTCGACGAGCGGTGACAGTCGCTTGGCCTCGGCCGGTTCCACCAGCCTGCTCGGCACCCCGTGCGCGTTCTGCAGCTTCACGCTCTCCTCGAAGGAGGCAACCTGGTCCGGTGTGGACAGCAGGAACAGGTAGCCGGCGGTGCGCAGGTCGATCTCCTGGCCGGGGCGGGTGCCGAACTCGTGGTACGCGGCCATGCTGCGCGCACCGAGCTGGATGTTGAGCGCGTCGGAGAACTGCGCCCGCACCCCGCCCGCCGCCCGGCACGTCGAGCCCGAGCCGAGCTCGCCGCGTTCGAGCAGGACCACGTCCCGCACTCCGGCCTCGGCGAGGTGGAAGGCGATGCTCGTCCCGATCACACCACCGCCGATGATCACGACGTCGGCGGACGACGGCAGGGTCACGCCAGGACTCCCTCCACGCGTGGGACAGGTGACTCCGATACTCGCCGACCGGGCTGGCGAGTCCCGGTCACCCGCGGGTCCGGCCGGGCGCCGTGGAGGGCGAGACCAGTACGCCCCACCGGGCGTGCGCGGCGGATTGGGTACGGGAACCGGGCCCCGTCCGGCGCGGGGCCGTCCCGACGCCGCGACCGCCGTGGGAAACCCGTGGTCGCCCCGGCACCGGTGGCCGTGAGCTGCGCCGATCGGTGATCCCGTCGGCGGACCCGCTGCCATCTCGGTGACCCGGTGTCCCGCCACCATCGACTCTCGTGGCAAGCGCAGGCGTAACCGCGAGCGTAACCATTCCTCGCACCTACAACGGTCCCGCCGAGTCGGCGCACGGCGGCTACGCCTGCGCCGTGTTCGCGCGGGCCGCGGGCCTGCCGTCGCCGGTCGCGGTGACCCTCCTCGCCCCGCCGCCGCTGGAGGTGCCGCTCGACGTCGACGCCGGGTCGCGCCGCGCCACCGTCAGGGCGGGCGGCACGCTGGTCGCCACGGTCGCCCCGGTGGCCCGTGGCCCCGAACCCGTACCACCGGTCGACCTGTCCACCGCCGAGGCCGCGGCCCGGACCTTCCCGGGCTTCGCCGACCACCCGTTCCCCACCTGCTTCGTGTGCGGCCACGACCGGCCCGACGGCTCGGGACTGCGGCTGGCTCCCGGACCGGTGCCGGGCCTCCCCCACACCGTCGCCTGCCCCTGGACGCCCCGTGAGGGCACCGAGGAGGAGGTGTGGAGCGTGCTCGACTGCCCGGGCGGCTGGGTCGAGCCGGAACGGCACCCGATGGTGCTGAGCAGGTTCTCGGTGGCGTCGCACGGACGTCCCGAGCCGGGCGGACCGCACGCCGTGGTCGCCACCCGGCTCGGCACGCACGGTCGCACGATCACCGTCGGCAGCACCGTGTACACCGCCACGCGGCGTCCGGTCGCCACGGCCACCGCGGTCTGGACGGCGGTCCCGCAGGGGCTGCCGGCCGATGCGCACGACGACTTGGGCGAGTAGGAGGAAGGCAGTCGGATGGATCCCGCGGAAACGATCACCGCAGCGTTCGCGCGTCAGGTCGCGGCGCGACCGGACACCGTCGCGGTCAGCGCGGACGGCACCGAGCTCACCTACGCCGAGCTGGACGTGCGGTCCGACCGGCTCGCCGGGTACCTGCACGGCCTCGGGGTGTCCGCCGAGGACGCCGTCGGGGTCGCCCTGCCACGGTCGGCCGACCTCGTCGTGGCACTGCTCGCGGTGCTCAAGGCAGGCGCCGCCTACCTCGCGCTGGACCCCCAGCAGCCCGAGGAACGGCGGACGCTGGTGCTCAAGGACGCCGACGTCGACGTCGTGATCACCCCCGAACTCCTGGCCGGTGTTCCGGAACACGGCCATGCCCCGCCCGAGCCGCCGGCCAGCGGTGAGCGCACCGCCTACATCGCCTACACCTCCGGCTCGACCGGGATCCCGAAGGGCGTGTGCGTGCCGCAGCGGGCGGTCCTGCGTCTGGTGTTCGACCAGGACTTCCTCGACATCCGGCCCGACGACGTGTTCCTCCAGCTCGCCCCGGTCGCGTTCGACGCCTCCACGCTGGAACTCTGGGGGCCGCTGCTCAACGGGGCCCGCCTCGTCGTCACCCCGCCCGGTGACGTGTCGCCGCGCGACCTCGCCGCTCTCGTCCGCGACTCGGGTGTCACCGTGCTGTGGCTGACGGCGGGCCTGTTCCACACCGTCGTCGAGGCCGGAGCCGATGCTCTTCGCGGGCTGCGGTGTCTGCTCGCGGGTGGTGACGTGCTCTCCGCCGCGCACGTCGACCGGGCGTTGCGCGCGTTGCCGGACACCCGGCTGGTCAACGGCTACGGCCCGACCGAGAACACCACCTTCACGGCCTGCCACGTGATCGCCGAACCGGTCGGCGACGCGTCGGTACCGATCGGGCTGCCGGTCAACGGCACCACCGTCCATCTGCTGGACGACACCCTCCGGCCGGTCCCTGACGGGCAGGTCGGTGAGCTGTACGCCGGGGGCCTCGGTGTCGCCACCGGGTACCGCAACGACCCCGCGCTGACGGCGCGGAAGTTCCTGCCGGACCCGTTCTCCGACCTGCCCGGTGCCCGGCTGTACCGCACCGGGGACCTCGCCCGCCGCCGCCCCGACGGCGTGCTGGAGTTCCACGGCCGCGTCGACGACCAGGTCAAGATCCGCGGTTTCCGCGTCGAGATCGGTGAGATCGAGGCCGCGCTGCGCCGCCACCCCGAGGTACGCGACGTCGCCGTGGTGGCCCAGCAGCCGGACGGCGACCGGGTGCTGGCCGCCTTCTACGTCAGCGAGCTGACCATGACCGGAGCCGAACTCCGCGAGCACCTGGCTCCGATCGTGCCGCGCTACATGATGCCGTCGGTGTTCTGCCACGTCGACGCGCTTCCGCTGACCCCCAACGGCAAGGTGGACCGCGAACGGTTGTCGGCCACCACCCTGCCCGACCGTCCGGACCTGAGCACCGACTATCGGGCACCGTCCACGGAGGACGAGACCTGGCTCGCGGAGCTGTGGGCCGACCTGATGCAGGTCCGCGAAGTCGGCGTGGACGACGACTTCTTCGAGCTCGGCGGTCACTCGCTGATGGCGACGCGGATCACCGTCGAGATCGCCGAGCGCTACGGCCGGACGATCCCCGCGGTCGCCTTCTACGAGAACCCCACCATCGCCGAACTCGCACGGCTGCTCGCCGAAGGGAGCGACGACGCATGAGGATCACCGTTCCCGTCCCGGGCACTCCACTCGACCTCGACACGGTGAACCTGTTCGACCCCGAGCTCTACGCCCACGGCGATCCGCACACCGTCTGGGCGCAGCTGCGCCGCCACGCCCCGGTGCACCGCACCACCCTTCCCGACGGCCGGTCGTTCTGGTCGGTCACCCGCTATGCCGACGTCAACGACGTCCTGCGCGACCACACCCGGTTCACGTCCAGCCGGGGCACGCTGCTGTCCATCCTCGGCAACACCGACCCCGCCGGGGGCAAGATGATGGCCGCGAGCGACCCGCCGGTGCACACGGCGCTGCGTGAGCCGATGACCAGGGTGCTCTCCCACCGGGCGTTGCAACCACACAACCCGAGGATCCGCCGAGTGGTGCACCGCATGCTCGCCCCGCTGCTCGACGGCGGCACGTGGAACATCGCACACGCGGGCGCCCGGTTCCCCATGGCCTTCACCGGAACCCTGATGGGCCTGCCCGAGGAGGACTGGCCGCACCTCGCGCACCTCACCACGATGGCCATCGCCCCGCAGGACGACGACTACCGCCAGTCCGAAGGCGACGGCACGCTCGCCGCCGCCCACCACGAGTTGTTCGCGTACTTCTCCGGACAGGTGACCAGACGAAAGCGCACGCCGACCGACGACCTGGTCGGTTTCCTCGTCGGGATGGAGGCGGGCGGGCGCAGGCTGCGCCACGACGAGATCGTCTACAACTGCTACAGCCTCCTCCTCGGAGCGAACGTCACCACCCCGCACGCCATCGCCGCGACCGTCCTCGCGCTCATCGAGCACCCGGCCGAGTGGGCGCGGTGGACCGCCGACCCTTCACTGACCCCCGTCGCACTCGAGGAGGGGCTGCGCTGGGCCTCCCCCGCCAACCACTTCATGCGCTACGTCACGCGCGATCTGACCCTGCACGACCGTCACCTCCGCGAGGGTGACGCGGTGGTGGCCTGGCTGGGTTCCGCCAACCGGGACGAGGAGGTCTTCGCCGACCCGTTCCGGTTCGACGTCACCCGCAGGCCCAACCGGCACGTGGCCTTCGGGTTCGGCCCGCACTACTGCATCGGTGCGCCACTCGCGCGGATCGCGCTGCGGATGCTGTTCGACGAGATCGTCACGTCGGTCGAGGAGTTCGCCCTCGCGGGCCCTGTCGAGCACCTCACCTCCAACTTCGTCGCCGGGATCAAGAGCATGCCGCTCACCGCCCGGCTGCGCCCCGACGCCGCGCGCGTCATCGACACGGCCGTCACCGAGGAAGGGCCGGTGGCGGTGTGAGCCCCTCGCAGCGCGACAAGATGTTCCTGCGGCCGCTGAAGGACGACTGTGCCGGCCGGTTGTTCTGCTTCCCCTACTCGGGGCTCGGTGCCTCGATGTACAACCGCTGGCCACGCCGCATCCCCACGGAGTCGGGTGACATCGAGGTCTGCCTGCTCCAGCCGCCGGGCCGGGAGAACCGGCTGCGCGAACCGCACTACGGCACCTACGAGGCGCTGGCCGAGCTGGTGGTGACCAGCCTCGCGCCCTACCTCGACCGCCCGTTCGCGCTCTTCGGCCACTGCGGAGGCGCGCTCGCCGCCTTCGCCACGGCCCTGCGCCTCGCGGAGACGGACCTGCCCGACGCGACGTGCGTGTTCGTCTCGTCGCAGGTGGCACCGCACGAGGGCCCCTACGGCCGGTTCCTGTCGATGACCGACGAGGAGTTGAGCGTCGAGCTCGCCGACCTCACGCGCGCCATGGGCGGTGAACCGCACCCCGACATCCTCGCGTTGAGCCTGCGCGTGCTCCGCGCCGACGTGACCGCCAACCAGCGCTACCGCCTCGACGAACCGATCGTGCTGCCCAGCGACGTGCGGGCGATCGGCTGGCACGACGATCGGGAGATCCGCCCGGAACAGATGGCCGGGTGGCCGGCCTACGCCGAACCCGGCCGGTACCACCACACCGTCCTGCCGGGCACGCACCACGAGTTCCTCCGCGCACCGGAGGCGCTCCAACGAGAGTTCGCCATCGGCCTGCACACTCAGGAAAGGCAGAACAGATGACAGCCGTGAATGAGGACGTCCGGACCGGTCCGGTGTGCTCGTACACCGAATGGGACCCGTTGGAGGAGGTCGTCGTCGGTATCGTCGACGAGGCCTGCTTCCCGCCATGGCACGTCGCACTACCGCCGGTCCTGCCGCGGGACATGCACGAGACCTTCCGCACGCAGGCGGGCAAGCCGTTCCCGCCCGAGCGGATCGAGGCGGCACGCCGGGAACTGGACGAGTTCGCCCACATCCTGGAGTCCGAGGGCGTCACCGTCCGCAGGCCCGAACCGATCCCCCAGAGCACCACCTACAGCACCCTGCACTGGTCGAGCACCGGCATGTACGCGGCCATGCCCCGGGACGCGCTGCTCGTGGTGGGCGACGAGATCATCGAGTGCCCCATGGCGTGGCGCTCGCGGTACTACGAGTCACTGGCATACCGTCCCCTGCTGAAGGAGTACTTCCGGGGCGGGGCGAAGTGGAGCGCGGGGCCCAAACCCGAACTCACCGACGAGCAGTTCGACCAGGACTGGATCGACGCCGAGCACGAGGACGGATCGGCGCGTCTGGTGGTCACCGAGTTCGAGCCGACCTTCGACGCCGCCGACTTCACGCGCTGCGGGCGGGACATCATCGCGCAGAAGAGCAACGTCACCAACCAGTTCGGCATCGAGTGGCTGCAACGCCACCTCGGTGACGACTACCGCATCCACGTGTTCGAGTTCCAGGACACGCACCCGATGCACATCGACGCCACGCTCGTGCCGATGGCCCCCGGCAAACTGCTGATCAACCCGGAGCGGGTGTCGAAGGTGCCGTCGCTGTTCAAGGGCTGGGACGTGATGGCGGCGCCCAAGCCGGTGATCC encodes:
- a CDS encoding thioesterase II family protein; its protein translation is MSPSQRDKMFLRPLKDDCAGRLFCFPYSGLGASMYNRWPRRIPTESGDIEVCLLQPPGRENRLREPHYGTYEALAELVVTSLAPYLDRPFALFGHCGGALAAFATALRLAETDLPDATCVFVSSQVAPHEGPYGRFLSMTDEELSVELADLTRAMGGEPHPDILALSLRVLRADVTANQRYRLDEPIVLPSDVRAIGWHDDREIRPEQMAGWPAYAEPGRYHHTVLPGTHHEFLRAPEALQREFAIGLHTQERQNR